A genomic stretch from Pseudomonas mendocina includes:
- a CDS encoding LOG family protein — MPYESDVYLSRHVQVNNPDLSQHVDELSKLATPPGSPNLELYRSMLASVTRMAQSDRSRWDAKIMEQTLHEMEHAFDRLEHFKRRRKITVFGSARTPKDNPLYAQARSLGSALASMDLMVITGAGGGIMAAAHEGAGLEHSIGLNITLPYEQAANPTVSGTPNLLSFHFFFLRKLFFVKEADALVLFPGGFGTLDEALEVLTLIQTGKSPIVPVVLFDLPEGRFWPSTLTYLEEQLRDNGYIVPSDMKLMRLVHSVDDAVMEIRRFYSNFHSSRWLNETFVIRLNHDLNERAMQLINSEFTDLCDGGNFQLQGQCDSEQDEPEFCELTRLAFNFNGRNYGRLRELIDVLNEPNNWSTD, encoded by the coding sequence ATGCCTTACGAATCGGACGTTTATTTGTCCCGGCATGTCCAGGTCAATAACCCCGATCTGAGTCAGCATGTTGATGAGCTAAGCAAACTGGCCACCCCACCCGGCAGCCCAAACCTTGAGCTCTACCGAAGCATGCTGGCCAGTGTGACGCGAATGGCTCAGTCAGACCGCAGCCGCTGGGATGCCAAAATCATGGAGCAGACGCTGCATGAAATGGAGCACGCCTTCGATAGACTTGAGCATTTCAAGCGACGCAGGAAAATTACTGTTTTCGGCTCTGCTCGCACACCCAAGGACAACCCGCTGTACGCTCAAGCGCGCTCACTCGGCAGTGCACTGGCCAGCATGGACTTAATGGTCATCACGGGTGCCGGAGGCGGCATCATGGCAGCAGCCCACGAGGGCGCAGGTCTAGAGCACAGCATTGGCCTGAATATCACACTGCCTTACGAACAAGCTGCTAACCCAACGGTCAGCGGAACTCCAAACCTGCTGTCCTTCCACTTTTTCTTTCTGCGTAAGCTGTTTTTTGTCAAAGAGGCGGATGCACTGGTTCTCTTCCCAGGCGGGTTCGGCACACTGGACGAAGCCCTTGAAGTCCTGACCCTGATCCAAACGGGCAAAAGTCCTATTGTCCCCGTGGTCCTCTTTGACCTTCCTGAGGGCAGATTTTGGCCCAGTACTCTGACCTATCTTGAGGAGCAGCTGCGGGACAACGGCTATATCGTGCCCAGCGATATGAAACTGATGCGCTTAGTTCACAGCGTTGATGATGCCGTCATGGAAATCAGGCGTTTCTACAGCAACTTCCACTCAAGCCGCTGGCTGAACGAAACCTTTGTCATACGCCTCAATCACGACCTGAATGAACGGGCCATGCAGCTCATCAACAGTGAGTTCACGGACCTGTGCGACGGCGGCAACTTCCAGCTTCAAGGACAATGTGACTCAGAACAAGATGAACCTGAGTTCTGCGAGTTGACGCGATTGGCATTCAACTTCAACGGTCGTAACTACGGACGCTTGCGAGAGCTGATCGACGTGCTAAATGAGCCCAACAACTGGTCGACTGACTAA
- the mutS gene encoding DNA mismatch repair protein MutS — protein MSQSDLSSHTPMMQQYWKLKNQHPDQLMFYRMGDFYEIFYEDAKKAAKLLDITLTARGQSAGQSIPMCGIPFHAAEGYLAKLVKLGESVVICEQIGDPATSKGPVERQVVRIITPGTVSDEALLDERRDNLLAAVLGDERLFGLAVLDITSGRFSVMEIKGWENLMAELERLNPVELLIPDDWPQGLPAEKRRGSRRRAPWDFERDTAHKSLCQQFGTQDLKGFGCENLTLAIGAAGCLLSYAKETQRTALPHLRSLRHERLDDTVILDGASRRNLELDINLAGGRDNTLQSVVDRCQTAMGSRLLSRWLNRPLRDRTVLEARQQSIACLLERYRFETLQPQLKEIGDLERILARIGLRNARPRDLARLRDALAALPELQMAMANLEAPHLNGLSETISTYPELADLLARAIIDNPPAVIRDGGVLKTGYDAELDELQALSENAGQYLMDLEAREKARTGLANLKVGYNRVHGYFIELPSKQAESAPADYIRRQTLKGAERFITPELKEFEDKALSAKSRALAREKMLYDELLEQLITHLGPLQDSAAALAELDVLSNLSERALNLDLNCPRFVDEPCMRIDQGRHPVVEQVLTTPFVANDLNLDDNTRMLIITGPNMGGKSTYMRQTALIVLLAHIGSFVPAKSCELSLVDRIFTRIGSSDDLAGGRSTFMVEMSETANILHNATEYSLVLMDEVGRGTSTFDGLSLAWAAAEQLAKLRAYTLFATHYFELTVLPESQPIVANVHLNATEHNERIVFLHHVLPGPASQSYGLAVAQLAGVPSEVIQRAKEHLARLETTSLPHDVPPTRNEQASAPMQSDLFASLPHPLVEELQKINPDDLTPRNALELLYAWKTRF, from the coding sequence ATGAGCCAAAGCGACCTCAGTTCTCACACGCCCATGATGCAGCAATATTGGAAACTGAAGAATCAGCATCCAGATCAGTTGATGTTCTATCGCATGGGCGACTTTTACGAGATTTTTTATGAGGACGCCAAGAAGGCTGCGAAGTTACTGGACATTACCCTGACTGCCCGTGGCCAATCTGCTGGACAGTCCATCCCAATGTGCGGCATCCCTTTCCATGCCGCCGAGGGATACCTGGCCAAGCTAGTAAAGCTAGGTGAGTCAGTAGTGATCTGCGAACAGATCGGCGACCCGGCCACCAGTAAGGGGCCCGTCGAGCGTCAGGTCGTACGCATCATCACCCCTGGCACCGTAAGCGATGAGGCCCTGCTGGATGAGCGTCGCGACAACCTATTAGCTGCCGTTCTGGGTGATGAGCGCTTGTTCGGCCTCGCAGTCCTCGATATCACCAGCGGCCGCTTCAGCGTGATGGAAATCAAAGGCTGGGAAAACCTGATGGCCGAACTGGAACGCCTCAACCCAGTTGAGCTGCTGATTCCTGATGATTGGCCACAGGGACTGCCCGCAGAAAAACGCCGTGGCTCACGCCGCCGTGCGCCTTGGGATTTTGAACGAGATACTGCACACAAAAGTCTGTGCCAACAATTCGGCACCCAAGACCTTAAAGGGTTTGGCTGTGAGAACCTGACTCTTGCTATTGGTGCTGCCGGTTGCCTGCTGAGTTATGCCAAAGAAACACAGCGCACTGCTCTACCGCATCTGCGCAGCCTACGACATGAACGGCTGGACGACACCGTCATCCTTGACGGTGCCAGCCGACGCAACCTAGAGCTGGACATCAACCTGGCTGGCGGCCGTGACAACACCCTGCAATCCGTTGTGGACCGCTGCCAGACCGCCATGGGCAGCCGATTGCTAAGCCGCTGGTTGAATCGTCCGCTGCGTGATCGCACTGTCCTAGAAGCGCGCCAGCAGTCTATTGCCTGCCTGCTTGAACGCTATCGCTTTGAGACGCTCCAGCCGCAATTGAAAGAAATCGGTGACTTGGAGCGCATTCTTGCGCGGATTGGCCTGCGAAATGCTCGCCCACGAGACCTGGCTCGCCTTCGCGATGCTCTGGCTGCACTGCCTGAACTGCAAATGGCCATGGCCAACCTCGAGGCGCCGCATCTGAATGGCCTGTCCGAGACCATCAGCACCTACCCTGAGCTGGCAGACCTGCTCGCACGGGCAATTATTGATAACCCACCTGCCGTGATCCGTGACGGCGGCGTACTCAAGACTGGCTACGACGCCGAGCTGGATGAGCTACAAGCTCTCAGCGAAAACGCTGGTCAGTACCTGATGGATCTGGAAGCACGGGAAAAAGCCCGCACAGGCTTGGCCAACCTCAAGGTCGGCTACAACCGCGTGCATGGCTACTTTATCGAGCTACCAAGCAAGCAAGCTGAATCAGCACCGGCCGACTATATCCGTCGGCAAACCCTGAAGGGTGCCGAACGTTTTATCACGCCCGAGTTGAAAGAGTTTGAAGACAAAGCGCTGTCTGCCAAGAGCCGCGCGCTTGCTCGTGAAAAGATGCTCTACGATGAACTGCTGGAACAGCTCATCACCCACCTCGGCCCCTTACAGGACAGTGCAGCGGCACTGGCAGAGCTGGACGTACTGAGCAATCTTAGCGAACGAGCCCTGAATCTTGACCTGAATTGTCCGCGCTTTGTTGATGAACCCTGCATGCGCATTGATCAGGGTCGCCACCCCGTAGTTGAACAAGTACTGACCACACCTTTTGTGGCTAACGACCTTAATCTGGATGACAACACCCGCATGCTGATCATTACCGGTCCAAACATGGGCGGTAAATCCACTTACATGCGTCAGACCGCACTGATCGTGCTACTTGCCCATATCGGCAGCTTTGTTCCTGCTAAGAGCTGCGAGTTGTCATTGGTCGACCGTATATTCACCCGGATCGGCTCAAGTGATGACTTAGCCGGTGGGCGTTCGACCTTCATGGTGGAAATGAGCGAAACAGCCAACATCTTGCACAATGCGACTGAGTACAGCTTGGTATTGATGGATGAGGTCGGACGAGGCACCAGCACCTTCGACGGCCTGTCACTCGCTTGGGCCGCAGCTGAGCAACTGGCTAAGTTACGCGCGTACACATTGTTTGCAACACATTACTTTGAACTGACCGTACTCCCCGAGAGCCAACCTATCGTGGCCAACGTGCACCTCAACGCCACAGAGCACAACGAGCGCATCGTGTTTCTCCATCACGTTCTGCCGGGCCCAGCCAGCCAAAGCTATGGCTTGGCTGTCGCACAGCTGGCAGGCGTGCCGAGTGAGGTAATCCAGCGAGCTAAAGAGCATCTGGCCCGGCTGGAAACCACCAGTCTGCCCCATGATGTACCGCCTACACGAAACGAACAGGCATCAGCTCCTATGCAGAGCGATCTGTTTGCCAGCCTTCCACATCCACTGGTCGAGGAACTGCAAAAGATTAATCCTGATGACCTAACACCGCGCAATGCGCTAGAACTTTTATACGCTTGGAAAACTCGGTTCTAA
- the fdxA gene encoding ferredoxin FdxA has product MTFVVTDNCVKCKYTDCVEVCPVDCFYEGPNFLVIHPDECIDCALCEPECPAQAIFSEDEVPEDQQEYIELNAELAEVWPNITEKKDSLPDAEEWDGVKDKLQYLER; this is encoded by the coding sequence ATGACCTTCGTCGTTACCGACAACTGCGTCAAATGCAAATACACCGACTGCGTTGAAGTCTGCCCGGTTGACTGCTTTTACGAAGGCCCGAACTTCCTGGTAATTCACCCGGACGAGTGCATCGATTGCGCACTGTGCGAGCCTGAGTGCCCTGCACAAGCTATCTTTTCTGAAGATGAAGTACCGGAAGATCAGCAAGAGTACATCGAGCTGAACGCTGAATTGGCAGAAGTTTGGCCGAACATCACCGAGAAGAAAGACTCTCTGCCTGACGCAGAAGAGTGGGACGGCGTAAAAGATAAGCTGCAGTATCTCGAGCGCTAA
- the rpoS gene encoding RNA polymerase sigma factor RpoS gives MALNQKEVPEFDVEDDVLLMENTVGQDDEILEKPFRQGNTSSPANKQHKFIDYTRALDATQLYLNEIGFSPLLTPEEEVHFARLAQKGDSAGRKRMIESNLRLVVKIARRYVNRGLSLLDLIEEGNLGLIRAVEKFDPERGFRFSTYATWWIRQTIERAIMNQTRTIRLPIHVVKELNIYLRAARELTQKLDHEPSAEEIAKLLEKPVCEVKRMLGLNERVTSVDVSLGQDSDKTLLDTLTDDRPTDPCDLLQDDDLSQSIDQWLSDLTEKQREVVIRRFGLRGHESATLEEVGQEIGLTRERVRQIQVEALKRLREILEKNGLSGDCLFQ, from the coding sequence ATGGCTCTCAATCAAAAAGAAGTGCCAGAGTTTGATGTCGAAGACGACGTACTCCTTATGGAGAACACTGTCGGCCAAGACGATGAAATTTTGGAAAAGCCCTTTCGCCAAGGCAACACCTCCTCACCTGCCAATAAACAGCACAAGTTTATTGACTACACCCGCGCACTCGACGCAACTCAGTTATATCTGAACGAAATCGGATTTTCTCCTCTGCTTACGCCTGAGGAAGAGGTTCATTTCGCACGTCTGGCCCAAAAGGGGGATTCTGCGGGCCGTAAGCGCATGATCGAAAGCAATCTGCGTCTTGTGGTCAAAATTGCCCGCCGCTATGTCAACCGCGGCTTATCCTTACTCGACTTGATTGAAGAGGGTAACTTAGGACTGATACGGGCTGTCGAGAAGTTTGACCCTGAGCGTGGTTTCCGTTTTTCCACTTATGCAACATGGTGGATACGTCAGACCATAGAGCGGGCGATCATGAATCAGACCCGTACCATCAGATTGCCCATTCATGTTGTAAAAGAGCTCAATATTTATCTGCGTGCAGCGCGTGAGTTGACACAGAAGCTTGACCATGAGCCATCTGCCGAAGAAATCGCCAAACTGCTGGAAAAGCCAGTCTGTGAGGTGAAGCGCATGCTAGGCCTTAACGAGCGGGTAACATCGGTTGATGTATCTCTTGGTCAGGATTCGGACAAAACGCTGCTGGACACATTGACTGATGATCGTCCAACCGATCCTTGTGACCTACTCCAAGACGATGATCTTTCGCAGAGTATTGATCAGTGGCTATCTGACCTGACAGAAAAGCAGCGTGAGGTTGTTATCCGCCGCTTTGGTCTGCGCGGCCATGAGAGCGCGACGCTGGAGGAAGTTGGCCAGGAGATTGGTCTGACTCGAGAACGAGTGAGACAGATTCAGGTCGAAGCACTTAAGCGCCTTCGGGAAATTCTAGAGAAGAATGGTTTGTCGGGTGACTGTCTGTTCCAGTGA
- the recA gene encoding recombinase RecA, with amino-acid sequence MDENKKRALAAALGQIEKQFGKGAVMRMGDHERQAIPAISTGSLGLDIALGIGGLPKGRIVEIYGPESSGKTTLTLSVIAEAQKQGATCAFVDAEHALDPDYAGKLGVNVDDLLVSQPDTGEQALEITDMLVRSNAVDVIIVDSVAALVPKAEIEGEMGDMHVGLQARLMSQALRKITGNIKNANCLVIFINQIRMKIGVMFGSPETTTGGNALKFYSSVRLDIRRTGAVKEGDEVVGSETRVKIVKNKVSPPFRQAEFQILYGKGIYRNGEIIDLGVQLGLLEKSGAWYSYQGNKIGQGKANAAKYLEDNPQVAAEVEGKIREQLLANSAPAKAATTADESADADY; translated from the coding sequence ATGGACGAGAATAAGAAGCGCGCTTTGGCGGCTGCCCTGGGCCAGATCGAAAAGCAATTCGGTAAAGGCGCAGTTATGCGCATGGGCGACCATGAGCGCCAGGCTATTCCTGCCATCTCTACCGGTTCCTTAGGGCTGGACATCGCGCTGGGCATTGGCGGTTTGCCAAAGGGTCGTATTGTTGAAATCTACGGCCCGGAGTCTTCCGGTAAAACCACACTGACTCTGTCTGTTATTGCTGAAGCGCAAAAGCAAGGCGCCACCTGTGCATTCGTTGATGCTGAGCACGCACTTGATCCGGACTATGCCGGTAAGCTCGGTGTGAATGTTGATGACTTGCTTGTTTCTCAGCCGGACACCGGTGAGCAGGCACTGGAAATCACCGATATGCTGGTCCGCTCCAATGCCGTTGACGTCATCATCGTCGACTCCGTTGCCGCTTTGGTGCCGAAGGCTGAAATCGAAGGTGAAATGGGTGATATGCACGTTGGCTTGCAGGCACGTTTGATGTCGCAGGCGCTGCGTAAGATCACCGGTAACATCAAGAACGCCAACTGCTTGGTGATCTTCATCAACCAGATTCGTATGAAGATCGGTGTTATGTTCGGTAGCCCCGAAACCACCACGGGTGGTAACGCCCTGAAGTTCTACTCGTCTGTACGACTGGACATCCGCCGCACCGGCGCGGTTAAAGAGGGTGATGAGGTTGTAGGTAGCGAAACCCGCGTCAAGATCGTTAAAAACAAGGTGTCGCCACCATTCCGCCAAGCTGAATTCCAGATTCTGTACGGCAAAGGTATCTACCGTAATGGCGAGATCATCGACCTGGGTGTACAGCTTGGTCTGCTGGAAAAATCCGGTGCTTGGTACAGCTATCAGGGTAATAAGATCGGTCAGGGTAAGGCCAATGCGGCTAAGTACCTTGAGGACAATCCACAGGTTGCCGCAGAGGTTGAAGGCAAGATTCGTGAGCAGTTGCTGGCGAACTCGGCTCCAGCCAAGGCAGCAACTACCGCGGATGAATCGGCTGACGCCGATTATTGA
- a CDS encoding CinA family protein: MKINENELTELASELGERLYARGEQVTTAESCTGGGIAEAITRIAGSSAWFEAGYVTYSNAQKTRQLQVPQSFFAEVGAVSQEVVEAMVRGAQANSGARYAVAVSGVAGPGGGSAEKPVGTVWIAWGDAERLFSKRFQFDGDREAVRRQTVKAALAGLLGLLAEENPIVG, from the coding sequence ATGAAAATCAATGAAAATGAGTTGACTGAACTGGCGTCTGAGTTGGGTGAAAGGTTGTATGCCAGAGGCGAGCAGGTCACCACGGCTGAGTCTTGTACTGGGGGGGGAATCGCTGAGGCCATTACTCGTATTGCGGGCAGTTCTGCTTGGTTCGAGGCAGGCTATGTTACTTATTCCAATGCGCAGAAGACCCGCCAATTACAGGTGCCACAGTCATTCTTTGCTGAAGTTGGGGCGGTGAGTCAGGAGGTTGTTGAAGCCATGGTTAGAGGAGCCCAAGCCAATAGTGGTGCTCGCTATGCGGTGGCTGTCAGTGGTGTCGCCGGCCCGGGCGGAGGGTCGGCAGAAAAGCCCGTGGGAACCGTCTGGATCGCTTGGGGAGACGCTGAGCGTCTGTTTAGTAAGCGTTTTCAGTTTGACGGGGATCGCGAGGCGGTGCGCCGACAGACGGTAAAAGCGGCACTGGCGGGGCTTTTGGGCTTGCTTGCAGAAGAAAATCCGATTGTGGGGTAG
- the recX gene encoding recombination regulator RecX, which yields MTSVALDTPVAVRRAAMDLLARREHGRVELTRKLRGRGATEELIEAALDRLTEEGLLSESRYLEAFVAQRARAGYGPARIREELGQRGLNRADIQQALEDSGIDWRQQLEEVWRRKFSARLPADPRERAKQGRFLAYRGFGMDMISRLLRGASDD from the coding sequence ATGACCTCTGTTGCTTTGGATACGCCTGTTGCTGTGCGGCGGGCGGCCATGGATTTGCTGGCGCGCCGTGAGCATGGCCGTGTGGAGCTGACACGCAAATTACGTGGTCGCGGAGCAACAGAGGAATTGATTGAGGCAGCTCTTGATCGCCTCACCGAAGAGGGGCTGCTATCAGAGTCTCGCTACCTCGAGGCATTTGTTGCCCAGCGTGCGCGTGCGGGGTATGGCCCGGCCCGGATTCGAGAAGAACTGGGGCAGCGCGGTTTGAACCGGGCTGATATTCAGCAAGCGCTGGAGGACTCAGGTATTGACTGGCGCCAGCAGCTTGAAGAGGTGTGGCGCCGTAAGTTCTCAGCCAGGCTACCGGCAGATCCCCGAGAGCGTGCCAAACAGGGGCGCTTTTTGGCTTATCGGGGCTTTGGGATGGACATGATTAGTCGCCTATTGCGTGGCGCGTCAGACGATTAA
- a CDS encoding peptidoglycan DD-metalloendopeptidase family protein, translating to MGITVIKRSISSSTVRCLLSGFVLSSLISGCSSSSSSQVYVEDRSGGGSHSTAQRRQPVTAGQYRVQRGDTLYSIAFRYGWDWKALAVRNKIYAPYTIKVGQIIRFDGQPGTSTVVANAPTPRTTTASASASTSSVNRSSTPVSGASVQASPGATRQTSAPVTALPASQKSASGWIWPTNGQVISRFSSNGSLNKGIDISGELGQPVLAASDGSVVYAGSGLRGYGELVIIKHSDTYVSAYGHNRRLLVQEGQRVKAGQTIAEMGSTGTDRVKLHFEVRRQGKPVDPLQYLPRR from the coding sequence GTGGGTATCACAGTGATCAAACGGTCAATTAGTTCCAGCACTGTTCGCTGCCTGTTGAGTGGCTTTGTTCTGAGTTCTCTGATTAGCGGCTGTAGTAGTTCATCCTCCAGTCAGGTTTATGTTGAAGATCGAAGTGGCGGTGGGAGTCACTCCACTGCCCAGCGACGTCAACCAGTAACCGCTGGACAATACCGTGTTCAGCGCGGTGATACCTTGTACTCCATTGCTTTCCGTTATGGCTGGGACTGGAAGGCTCTTGCCGTTCGTAACAAAATTTATGCGCCGTATACGATTAAAGTGGGGCAGATCATTCGTTTTGATGGACAGCCTGGCACATCCACTGTAGTTGCAAATGCACCGACGCCCCGCACGACTACAGCGAGCGCTTCAGCAAGCACGTCATCTGTCAATCGCTCTAGTACGCCTGTTTCAGGTGCTTCAGTTCAAGCTAGTCCTGGGGCCACGCGTCAAACCTCAGCCCCGGTGACAGCTTTACCTGCTTCACAAAAGTCAGCTTCTGGATGGATTTGGCCTACAAATGGTCAGGTTATTAGCCGATTTTCCTCAAACGGTAGTTTGAATAAAGGTATTGATATCAGTGGTGAATTGGGACAGCCTGTCTTAGCTGCGTCTGATGGATCTGTCGTATATGCGGGAAGTGGACTGCGCGGATACGGCGAGTTAGTGATTATCAAACACAGTGACACCTACGTTAGTGCATACGGGCACAACCGTAGGTTATTGGTGCAGGAGGGCCAAAGGGTCAAAGCTGGGCAAACGATTGCCGAAATGGGTTCGACGGGGACTGACCGTGTCAAACTTCACTTTGAGGTTCGCCGCCAGGGCAAACCCGTAGACCCTTTGCAATACCTGCCTCGACGTTGA
- a CDS encoding DUF368 domain-containing protein gives MKDSLLLYLKGLAMGAVDVVPGFSGGTVALITGIYDKLLASFSASPRAIGLFLRGRITEAWRACDATFLLIVLLGVLTSVFTLARLISYLMLEQPVLLWSFFFGLVLVSVYLVGREVVLWNVGRLIGFVAGMALAIWITLAAPLQLEATPLILFIAGAIAISAMILPGISGSFILVLMGLYPVVLGALKNLDFFVLATFSAGCVLGLMTFSRLLSWLLHHVRDMTLATLAGLILGSLGKVWPWKQTLTWQTNSHGESYPLLQENLLPHQFNNLVGQEPHVLAAIALAVAAVVLVLGVEWLGKRTSRESASSGSVV, from the coding sequence GTGAAAGATTCGTTACTGCTGTACCTCAAGGGACTGGCTATGGGGGCGGTTGATGTCGTGCCCGGATTTTCTGGTGGTACTGTCGCCTTAATCACAGGGATCTACGATAAGTTACTGGCTTCTTTCTCTGCATCACCAAGAGCCATTGGCTTGTTTTTACGCGGTCGTATTACCGAGGCTTGGCGCGCTTGTGATGCCACATTCCTGCTTATTGTTCTACTGGGCGTGCTGACCAGTGTGTTTACGCTGGCACGGCTGATCAGTTATCTGATGCTGGAGCAGCCGGTTTTACTGTGGTCGTTCTTTTTTGGCCTCGTTTTGGTGTCTGTGTATCTGGTTGGGCGCGAAGTTGTACTGTGGAATGTGGGGCGCTTGATCGGCTTTGTAGCAGGTATGGCACTGGCCATCTGGATTACCCTGGCTGCACCTTTGCAACTGGAAGCGACACCGCTGATTTTGTTTATAGCCGGAGCTATTGCGATCAGTGCCATGATTCTTCCAGGGATTTCAGGCAGCTTTATTCTCGTATTGATGGGGCTATACCCTGTCGTATTGGGAGCTTTAAAGAATCTAGACTTCTTTGTTCTGGCTACCTTTAGCGCCGGTTGTGTGCTTGGGCTGATGACGTTCTCGCGGCTATTGAGCTGGTTGCTGCACCATGTCCGGGATATGACCTTAGCCACTCTTGCCGGCCTGATACTCGGTTCATTGGGCAAAGTGTGGCCTTGGAAACAAACGCTTACCTGGCAAACCAACAGTCATGGCGAGTCTTATCCCTTGTTGCAGGAAAACCTTCTGCCACATCAGTTCAATAATTTAGTTGGTCAGGAGCCTCATGTACTGGCTGCTATAGCTCTTGCTGTTGCGGCGGTAGTTCTAGTATTGGGGGTAGAGTGGTTGGGCAAGCGTACAAGTCGAGAATCTGCATCCTCAGGCTCTGTTGTCTAG